Proteins encoded in a region of the Prochlorothrix hollandica PCC 9006 = CALU 1027 genome:
- the argS gene encoding arginine--tRNA ligase encodes MTAAIDRLTQAFNHALHHAFGLSWTNAEPLVVAAKNPDHGDYQCNAALGLAKTLKQAPRAIASQLLDHLPPDLGDLCDPPTLAGPGFINLRLHSRYLATELQQRYGDDRLGIAPIAHPQRVVVDFSSPNIAKEMHVGHLRSTIIGDSIARILEFLGHEVLRLNHVGDWGTQFGMLITYLREVHPDALTQADALDLGDLVAFYKKAKQRFDGDPQFQAQARDAVVRLQQGEEDSRQAWQLLCNQSRREFQILYDRLNINLTERGESFYNPFLEAVVTDLKARGLLEEDEGAQCVFLEGFSNREGKPQPLIIQKSNGGYNYATTDLAAVRYRITQDHAQRLIYITDAGQSNHFAQFFQVAQRAGWVPDTVELAHVPFGLVQGEDGKKLKTRSGDTIRLRDLLDEAWLRADSDLYGVVQAQDWTDVASAVFGIDDWETAAAALPGEQPLGDKVHLLQTSLTEALQRQVPGWLQDPATVPPVAQPTLEHLRQTLDQRWSQSHDRQARDFQTILQDSQTIGHSAVKYADLSQNRTSNYVFSYDKMLSLQGNTAPYMLYAYVRVQGISRKGGVDFQHWQDTGATVRLILEEDLELALAKHLLQLETVVQAVAQDLLPNRLCQYLFELSQKFNQFYDRCPILKAEEPQRTSRLLLADLTARTLKLGLSLLGISVLERM; translated from the coding sequence ATGACCGCCGCGATCGATCGCCTGACCCAAGCCTTTAACCACGCCCTTCACCACGCCTTCGGCCTCTCCTGGACCAACGCCGAACCCCTAGTGGTTGCCGCCAAGAACCCGGATCATGGGGACTATCAATGCAACGCCGCCCTGGGGTTGGCCAAAACCCTGAAGCAAGCTCCCCGGGCGATCGCCAGCCAACTTCTGGACCACCTGCCCCCGGATCTGGGGGATCTCTGCGACCCCCCCACCCTGGCGGGACCGGGGTTTATTAACCTGCGCCTCCACAGCCGCTACCTGGCAACGGAACTGCAACAGCGCTACGGCGACGATCGCCTGGGCATTGCCCCCATCGCCCACCCCCAGCGGGTTGTGGTGGACTTTTCCAGCCCCAACATCGCCAAGGAAATGCACGTGGGACACCTGCGATCCACCATCATCGGCGACAGTATCGCCCGAATCCTGGAGTTCCTGGGCCATGAGGTGCTGCGCCTCAACCATGTGGGGGACTGGGGCACCCAATTCGGCATGTTAATCACCTATTTACGGGAAGTCCACCCCGATGCCCTGACCCAAGCCGATGCCCTAGACTTGGGGGACTTGGTGGCCTTCTATAAAAAAGCAAAACAGCGCTTCGATGGGGATCCCCAGTTCCAAGCCCAGGCCAGGGATGCAGTGGTGCGGCTGCAACAGGGGGAGGAGGACAGCCGCCAAGCGTGGCAACTGCTGTGTAACCAATCGCGGCGGGAGTTCCAGATTCTCTACGATCGCCTCAACATCAACCTCACCGAGCGGGGAGAATCCTTCTATAACCCCTTCCTAGAGGCAGTGGTGACGGATCTAAAAGCCAGGGGTCTGTTGGAGGAAGACGAGGGCGCTCAATGTGTCTTTTTAGAGGGATTCAGCAACCGGGAAGGAAAACCCCAGCCCCTGATTATCCAAAAGTCCAATGGCGGTTACAACTATGCCACCACGGATTTAGCCGCTGTGCGCTATCGCATCACCCAGGACCACGCCCAGCGCCTGATTTACATCACCGATGCGGGCCAATCCAACCATTTTGCCCAATTCTTCCAGGTGGCCCAGCGGGCGGGCTGGGTGCCGGACACCGTGGAACTGGCCCATGTGCCCTTTGGTTTGGTGCAGGGGGAAGATGGCAAAAAATTGAAGACCCGATCGGGGGACACCATCCGCCTGCGGGATCTGTTGGATGAAGCCTGGTTACGGGCCGATAGCGATCTCTATGGCGTGGTGCAAGCCCAAGACTGGACGGACGTGGCCTCGGCGGTGTTTGGCATCGACGACTGGGAGACTGCCGCCGCAGCCTTGCCCGGTGAGCAACCCCTGGGGGATAAGGTCCATCTGCTCCAAACCAGCCTGACGGAAGCCCTCCAGCGCCAAGTTCCCGGTTGGCTCCAGGATCCCGCCACGGTGCCGCCAGTGGCCCAGCCAACCCTAGAACACCTGCGCCAAACCCTGGATCAGCGCTGGAGCCAGAGCCACGATCGCCAAGCCCGTGATTTCCAAACTATTTTGCAGGACAGCCAGACCATAGGCCATAGTGCGGTCAAATATGCTGATCTCAGCCAGAATCGCACCAGTAACTATGTCTTCAGCTATGACAAGATGCTCTCCCTCCAGGGCAACACCGCCCCCTATATGCTCTATGCCTATGTGCGGGTCCAGGGCATTAGCCGCAAGGGGGGCGTTGACTTCCAGCACTGGCAGGACACCGGCGCAACGGTGCGGCTGATCCTAGAAGAGGACTTGGAGTTGGCCCTGGCCAAACATCTGCTGCAACTGGAAACCGTGGTGCAGGCGGTGGCCCAGGATCTGTTGCCCAATCGCCTCTGTCAGTATTTGTTTGAACTAAGCCAAAAATTCAATCAATTCTACGATCGCTGCCCCATCCTCAAAGCGGAGGAACCCCAACGCACCTCCCGTCTGCTGTTGGCCGATCTCACCGCCCGCACCCTCAAGCTGGGCCTCTCCCTCCTGGGCATCTCCGTCCTGGAGCGCATGTAG
- a CDS encoding ArsR/SmtB family transcription factor: protein MPAKRSVSAPSNASATIDPTPIGPAASAIHLSPQTLKLVADFFKVLSEGSRLQIICALKSGSKNVTEIIAATGLGQANVSKHLKVLAQAGVVSREQQGVSVYYQISNPFIFDLCELVCNSLVVQFQQQTQHLGELAAFRDPNA, encoded by the coding sequence ATGCCTGCCAAACGATCCGTCTCCGCCCCCTCCAATGCTAGCGCTACGATCGACCCCACCCCCATCGGCCCTGCCGCCAGCGCGATCCACCTGTCGCCCCAAACCCTCAAGCTGGTGGCCGACTTTTTCAAGGTTCTGTCGGAAGGTAGTCGGCTGCAAATTATTTGTGCCCTCAAATCCGGCTCCAAAAACGTCACCGAAATCATTGCCGCCACCGGACTCGGCCAAGCCAATGTGTCCAAGCACCTCAAGGTTTTAGCCCAGGCGGGGGTGGTTTCCCGGGAGCAACAGGGGGTCAGTGTCTACTACCAAATTTCCAACCCCTTTATTTTTGACCTGTGCGAACTGGTGTGCAATTCCCTGGTGGTGCAATTCCAGCAACAAACCCAACACCTGGGGGAATTAGCGGCCTTCCGGGATCCCAACGCCTAA
- the infC gene encoding translation initiation factor IF-3 — MEAPVIVKQRQPINQRIKAPTVLLIDHENNNHGVIDTRDALVMAQAANLDLVIVSEGKDEPVARIMDFGKHQYQQKKRQRQNTSKPSVKDVKLRPNVGEADYDIRIVRATEWLGKGNMVRFQVRLRGREHHHRDRATQLLERVVEDLSASGKVQSFDRRALMVQLSPG, encoded by the coding sequence TTGGAGGCTCCGGTTATCGTTAAACAGCGCCAACCCATCAACCAACGCATCAAAGCACCAACAGTGCTGTTGATCGACCACGAAAACAACAACCATGGGGTCATCGATACCCGCGATGCCCTCGTGATGGCCCAAGCGGCCAACCTGGATCTGGTGATTGTCTCGGAAGGCAAAGACGAACCAGTTGCCCGCATCATGGACTTCGGGAAACACCAGTATCAGCAGAAGAAACGGCAACGACAGAACACCAGCAAACCCAGCGTTAAGGATGTCAAGTTGCGCCCCAATGTGGGGGAAGCTGACTATGATATTCGCATCGTTCGCGCCACAGAATGGCTGGGTAAAGGCAATATGGTGCGCTTCCAAGTGCGTCTGCGGGGCCGAGAACACCACCACCGCGATCGCGCCACCCAACTCCTAGAGCGGGTTGTTGAGGATCTCAGCGCTTCGGGTAAAGTCCAATCCTTCGATCGTCGCGCCCTGATGGTACAGCTTTCTCCGGGTTAA